A genomic segment from Coturnix japonica isolate 7356 chromosome 26, Coturnix japonica 2.1, whole genome shotgun sequence encodes:
- the DYRK3 gene encoding dual specificity tyrosine-phosphorylation-regulated kinase 3 isoform X2 codes for MPTLWAYEQNTPSLKRCNLLSVCSTKLAMKDHPLSGSQVKVEQLFEDSGNRRSGSLQSAGITCSERSLPSLTRDKSIESLSTSKGGISSSKAHKAISQAPEEAVKQYKHQLSAYEQQEIFNFSEIYFVGPAAKKRQGVIGGPNNGGYDDDQGSYIHVPHDHLAYRYEVLKIIGKGSFGQVAKVYDHKLHQHLALKMVRNEKRFHRQAAEEIRILEHLKKQDKSGSMNVIHMLENFTFRNHICMTFELLSMNLYELIKRNKFQGFSIQLVRKFAHSILQCLDALYRNKIIHCDLKPENILLKQQGRSGIKVIDFGSSCFEHQRVYTYIQSRFYRAPEVILGSRYGMPIDMWSFGCILVELLTGYPLFPGEDEGDQLACMMELLGMPPQKLLDQSKRAKNFINSKGHPRYCTVTTHADGRVTLNGSRSRRGKVRGAPGNKDWVTALKGCDDPLFIEFLKECLSWDPAVRMTPSQALRHPWICKRTPKPPSTDKTSSKRISSYTSSFTGIGSKLPPVVGVANKLRANLTSDANGSIPLCTVLPKLVS; via the exons ATGCCCACCTTGTGGGCTTATGAGCAAAACACACCGTCTTTGAAGAGATGTAACTTGCTTTCG GTTTGTAGCACCAAGCTTGCAATGAAGGATCACCCTCTGAGTGGGAGCCAGGTCAAAGTGGAACAATTGTTTGAAGACTCTGGGAACAGAAGAAGTGGTTCCCTTCAGTCTGCAGGAATTACTTGTTCAGAAAGATCTCTTCCTTCCCTGACAAGAGATAAAAGCATAGAGAGCTTAAGCACTTCTAAAGGTGGCATCAGTTCCTCAAAAGCACACAAGGCTATTTCCCAAGCTCCAGAAGAAGCCGTCAAACAGTACAAGCATCAATTATCAGCATATGAGCAGCAAGAGATATTTAACTTCTCTGAGATTTACTTTGTGGGTCCAGCTGCAAAGAAGAGGCAAGGAGTGATTGGTGGCCCCAACAACGGAGGTTATGATGATGACCAAGGCAGCTACATTCATGTGCCCCACGACCATCTCGCTTACCGCTACGAAGTGCTCAAAATCATTGGTAAGGGCAGTTTTGGACAAGTTGCTAAAGTCTATGACCACAAACTCCACCAGCATTTAGCCTTAAAGATGGTTCGCAATGAAAAGAGATTCCATCGtcaagcagcagaagaaatccGGATCCTGGAGCACCTGAAGAAACAGGATAAAAGTGGCAGCATGAATGTTATTCACATGTTGGAAAACTTCACATTTCGGAACCACATCTGTATGACTTTTGAACTCTTGAGTATGAACTTGTATGAGCTGATTAAGAGAAATAAGTTCCAGGGTTTCAGCATCCAGCTGGTGCGTAAGTTTGCTCACTCTATACTGCAGTGCTTGGATGCGCTCTATAGAAACAAAATCATACACTGTGACTTGAAGCCGGAAAATATCCTTCTCAAACAGCAAGGGAGGAGTGGAATCAAGGTTATAGATTTTGGGTCCAGCTGTTTTGAGCACCAAAGAGTCTACACGTACATTCAGTCTCGATTTTATCGAGCACCAGAGGTAATTCTAGGAAGTCGCTATGGGATGCCCATAGATATGTGGAGTTTTGGCTGTATTCTGGTGGAGCTATTGACTGGATACCCTCTTTTTCCTGGAGAGGACGAGGGAGACCAATTGGCTTGTATGATGGAACTTCTCGGAATGCCCCCTCAGAAGCTTTTGGATCAATCCAAGCGAGCCAAAAACTTTATCAACTCCAAGGGTCATCCTCGTTACTGCACTGTAACTACACATGCAGATGGAAGAGTGACCCTCAACGGGAGCCGATCGCGCAGGGGGAAAGTGCGAGGTGCTCCAGGGAACAAGGACTGGGTGACAGCACTGAAAGGCTGTGACGATCCCTTGTTCATAGAGTTCTTAAAGGAATGTCTCAGCTGGGATCCTGCCGTGCGCATGACTCCAAGTCAAGCTTTAAGGCACCCGTGGATTTGTAAACGAACACCCAAACCACCCAGCACTGATAAAACCTCCAGTAAAAGGATTTCTAGCTACACGAGTTCTTTCACGGGAATTGGTTCCAAGTTGCCTCCTGTGGTTGGGGTAGCAAACAAGCTGAGGGCTAACTTAACATCCGACGCCAATGGCAGTATACCTTTATGCACTGTGCTGCCGAAGCTGGTCAGCTAG
- the EIF2D gene encoding eukaryotic translation initiation factor 2D isoform X1: protein MFCKAFRVKASTAIKGSDRRKLRADVAAAFPSLNAEQLAELIPNKEELNVIKIYTHKGEAVTVYANGRNPILFEIEKALYPTVYTLWVYPDLLPAFSTWPPVLQKLAGGADLMLPGVVVPPSGFPQVERGTLCAVTLLGNRAPVAVAAAAMSTTEMLAAGMKGKGFAVLHTYMDHLWEYGDKSCPPTLAPLVADPAENEEEAEGKKPGNSFSNDTPQHVDIGDLSLKEQNSSAIVMGKEELNENRAAETAEDDSTGAQQDAEDSRTPQEQMDALFNQCFLHALKCKVKKSDLPLLTSTFLRSHMFSCCPAGQQLDIKKSSYKKFSKFLQGMQHQKILQVKELAKGVESIVEVDWKHPDIKAFAVPEGFSSASAAQDNKSEDREQVYHAPEIIPLYGVSAKMMPLFQDSGHKKGSILSSSEVRNIIINYVKANELVDETNKNFVKVNAVLCDCLLDKSEQDEISHLKWDDLLSRCLERLQPLHQVTFFGQEPIVRKGNIEPIDITTAQRSSNKKVTIIKNLELYGLDPQCVASILQQKVQASTTITPVPGAKDRVQVQIQGNQVHHLAKMLLEEYQLPRKYIQGLEKAPKLGRKK from the exons ATGTTCTGCAAGGCCTTCCGCGTCAAGGCCAGCACCGCCATCAAGGGATCCGATCG GAGGAAGCTGAGAGCTGatgtggctgctgcttttccgAGCCTTAATGCTGAGCAGTTGGCGGAGTTGATTCCAAACAAGGAAGAGCTGAATGTCATCAAGATATACACTCACAAAGGGGAGGCCGTCACTGTGTACGCCAATGGCAGGAACCCGATCCTGTTTGAGATTGAAAAAGCTCTGTATCCCACAG TGTACACTCTGTGGGTCTACCCAGATCTTCTCCCTGCTTTTTCAACATGGCCCCCCGTGCTACAGAAGCTAGCAGGAGGAGCAG ATCTGATGCTGCCAGGGGTTGTAGTGCCACCTTCTGGCTTTCCACAAGTAGAGCGGGGCACGCTCTGCGCTGTCACCCTCCTGGGAAACAG GGCTCCTGTAGCAGTTGCAGCTGCTGCTATGTCTACCACAGAGATGCTGGCTGCTGGAATGAAAGGGAAGGGCTTTGCTGTGTTGCATACTTACATGGATCATCTCTG GGAATATGGTGACAAATCTTGTCCTCCTACCTTAGCTCCCTTGGTAGCAGATCCTgctgaaaatgaggaagaagcagaggggaaaaagccTGGCAACAGTTTCTCCAATGACACACCACAACACGTGGACATTGGTGATTTGAGCCTGAAGGAGCAAAACAGTTCTGCAATAGtgatgggaaaggaagaacttaatgaaaacagagctgcagaaacagctgaagATGACAGCACAGGGGCTCAGCAGGATGCAGAGGACAGCAGGACACCACAAG AGCAAATGGACGCATTGTTTAATCAATGCtttcttcatgctttaaaatgcaaagtgaaGAAGTCAGACCTTCCTCTGCTCACCAGCACGTTTCTACGCAGCCATATGTTCTCATGCTG CCCTGCTGGACAGCAACTGGATATAAAGAAGTCAAGCTATAAGAAG ttttctaaATTCCTGCAAGGTATGCAGCACCAGAAGATCTTACAAGTGAAGGAGCTGGCCAAAGGTGTGGAAAGCATCGTGGAGGTGGACTGGAAACATCCAGA cattaAAGCATTTGCAGTACCTGAaggattttcttcagcttctgctgcccAAGATAACAAGAGTGAAGACAGGGAACAAGTATATCATGCTCCTGAAATCATACCACTGTATGGGGTCTCAGCAAAGATGATGCCGCTCTTTCAGGACTCTGGACACAA aaaaggAAGCATCCTCTCAAGCAGTGAGGTGAGAAATATCATCATTAACTATGTGAAGGCTAACGAGTTGGTTgatgaaacaaacaagaa CTTTGTAAAAGTAAATGCCGTTCTGTGCGACTGCCTGCTGGATAAATCAGAGCAAGATGAAATCTCACACCTGAAGTGGGATGACCTCCTGAGCAG GTGCCTCGAGCGTCTGCAGCCCTTACACCAGGTGACGTTTTTTGGACAAGAACCTATTGTGAGGAAAGGAAACATTGAGCCCATTGACATAACCACTGCACAGAGATCATCAAATAAGAAG GTGACAATTATCAAGAACCTGGAGCTGTACGGTTTAGACCCACAGTGTGTGGCCAGTATTCTACAACAGAAAGTGCAGGCCAGCACCACCATCACCCCAGTGCCTGGAGCCAAAGACAGAGTTCAGGTCCAGATCCAAGGCAACCAAGTCCATCATTTGGCCAAGATGCTGCTAG AAGAATACCAGCTACCTCGGAAATATATCCAAGGCCTTGAGAAGGCTCCAAAGCTCGGCCGGAAAAAGTAG
- the EIF2D gene encoding eukaryotic translation initiation factor 2D isoform X2, with the protein MLPGVVVPPSGFPQVERGTLCAVTLLGNRAPVAVAAAAMSTTEMLAAGMKGKGFAVLHTYMDHLWEYGDKSCPPTLAPLVADPAENEEEAEGKKPGNSFSNDTPQHVDIGDLSLKEQNSSAIVMGKEELNENRAAETAEDDSTGAQQDAEDSRTPQEQMDALFNQCFLHALKCKVKKSDLPLLTSTFLRSHMFSCCPAGQQLDIKKSSYKKFSKFLQGMQHQKILQVKELAKGVESIVEVDWKHPDIKAFAVPEGFSSASAAQDNKSEDREQVYHAPEIIPLYGVSAKMMPLFQDSGHKKGSILSSSEVRNIIINYVKANELVDETNKNFVKVNAVLCDCLLDKSEQDEISHLKWDDLLSRCLERLQPLHQVTFFGQEPIVRKGNIEPIDITTAQRSSNKKVTIIKNLELYGLDPQCVASILQQKVQASTTITPVPGAKDRVQVQIQGNQVHHLAKMLLEEYQLPRKYIQGLEKAPKLGRKK; encoded by the exons ATGCTGCCAGGGGTTGTAGTGCCACCTTCTGGCTTTCCACAAGTAGAGCGGGGCACGCTCTGCGCTGTCACCCTCCTGGGAAACAG GGCTCCTGTAGCAGTTGCAGCTGCTGCTATGTCTACCACAGAGATGCTGGCTGCTGGAATGAAAGGGAAGGGCTTTGCTGTGTTGCATACTTACATGGATCATCTCTG GGAATATGGTGACAAATCTTGTCCTCCTACCTTAGCTCCCTTGGTAGCAGATCCTgctgaaaatgaggaagaagcagaggggaaaaagccTGGCAACAGTTTCTCCAATGACACACCACAACACGTGGACATTGGTGATTTGAGCCTGAAGGAGCAAAACAGTTCTGCAATAGtgatgggaaaggaagaacttaatgaaaacagagctgcagaaacagctgaagATGACAGCACAGGGGCTCAGCAGGATGCAGAGGACAGCAGGACACCACAAG AGCAAATGGACGCATTGTTTAATCAATGCtttcttcatgctttaaaatgcaaagtgaaGAAGTCAGACCTTCCTCTGCTCACCAGCACGTTTCTACGCAGCCATATGTTCTCATGCTG CCCTGCTGGACAGCAACTGGATATAAAGAAGTCAAGCTATAAGAAG ttttctaaATTCCTGCAAGGTATGCAGCACCAGAAGATCTTACAAGTGAAGGAGCTGGCCAAAGGTGTGGAAAGCATCGTGGAGGTGGACTGGAAACATCCAGA cattaAAGCATTTGCAGTACCTGAaggattttcttcagcttctgctgcccAAGATAACAAGAGTGAAGACAGGGAACAAGTATATCATGCTCCTGAAATCATACCACTGTATGGGGTCTCAGCAAAGATGATGCCGCTCTTTCAGGACTCTGGACACAA aaaaggAAGCATCCTCTCAAGCAGTGAGGTGAGAAATATCATCATTAACTATGTGAAGGCTAACGAGTTGGTTgatgaaacaaacaagaa CTTTGTAAAAGTAAATGCCGTTCTGTGCGACTGCCTGCTGGATAAATCAGAGCAAGATGAAATCTCACACCTGAAGTGGGATGACCTCCTGAGCAG GTGCCTCGAGCGTCTGCAGCCCTTACACCAGGTGACGTTTTTTGGACAAGAACCTATTGTGAGGAAAGGAAACATTGAGCCCATTGACATAACCACTGCACAGAGATCATCAAATAAGAAG GTGACAATTATCAAGAACCTGGAGCTGTACGGTTTAGACCCACAGTGTGTGGCCAGTATTCTACAACAGAAAGTGCAGGCCAGCACCACCATCACCCCAGTGCCTGGAGCCAAAGACAGAGTTCAGGTCCAGATCCAAGGCAACCAAGTCCATCATTTGGCCAAGATGCTGCTAG AAGAATACCAGCTACCTCGGAAATATATCCAAGGCCTTGAGAAGGCTCCAAAGCTCGGCCGGAAAAAGTAG
- the DYRK3 gene encoding dual specificity tyrosine-phosphorylation-regulated kinase 3 isoform X3, translated as MLLGRKPEAPPGAARFGDGLYDSYMRIDQLRYQESANEEHSPSGLPALGRSNVCSTKLAMKDHPLSGSQVKVEQLFEDSGNRRSGSLQSAGITCSERSLPSLTRDKSIESLSTSKGGISSSKAHKAISQAPEEAVKQYKHQLSAYEQQEIFNFSEIYFVGPAAKKRQGVIGGPNNGGYDDDQGSYIHVPHDHLAYRYEVLKIIGKGSFGQVAKVYDHKLHQHLALKMVRNEKRFHRQAAEEIRILEHLKKQDKSGSMNVIHMLENFTFRNHICMTFELLSMNLYELIKRNKFQGFSIQLVRKFAHSILQCLDALYRNKIIHCDLKPENILLKQQGRSGIKVIDFGSSCFEHQRVYTYIQSRFYRAPEVILGSRYGMPIDMWSFGCILVELLTGYPLFPGEDEGDQLACMMELLGMPPQKLLDQSKRAKNFINSKGHPRYCTVTTHADGRVTLNGSRSRRGKVRGAPGNKDWVTALKGCDDPLFIEFLKECLSWDPAVRMTPSQALRHPWICKRTPKPPSTDKTSSKRISSYTSSFTGIGSKLPPVVGVANKLRANLTSDANGSIPLCTVLPKLVS; from the exons ATGTTGCTGGGTAGGAAGCCGGAGGCGCCGCCCGGTGCAG CCAGGTTTGGAGACGGATTATATGACTCCTATATGAGGATAGATCAGCTTAGGTACCAAGAGTCTGCAAATGAAGAGCACAGCCCCTCAGGACTGCCTGCCCTCGGAAGATCTAAT GTTTGTAGCACCAAGCTTGCAATGAAGGATCACCCTCTGAGTGGGAGCCAGGTCAAAGTGGAACAATTGTTTGAAGACTCTGGGAACAGAAGAAGTGGTTCCCTTCAGTCTGCAGGAATTACTTGTTCAGAAAGATCTCTTCCTTCCCTGACAAGAGATAAAAGCATAGAGAGCTTAAGCACTTCTAAAGGTGGCATCAGTTCCTCAAAAGCACACAAGGCTATTTCCCAAGCTCCAGAAGAAGCCGTCAAACAGTACAAGCATCAATTATCAGCATATGAGCAGCAAGAGATATTTAACTTCTCTGAGATTTACTTTGTGGGTCCAGCTGCAAAGAAGAGGCAAGGAGTGATTGGTGGCCCCAACAACGGAGGTTATGATGATGACCAAGGCAGCTACATTCATGTGCCCCACGACCATCTCGCTTACCGCTACGAAGTGCTCAAAATCATTGGTAAGGGCAGTTTTGGACAAGTTGCTAAAGTCTATGACCACAAACTCCACCAGCATTTAGCCTTAAAGATGGTTCGCAATGAAAAGAGATTCCATCGtcaagcagcagaagaaatccGGATCCTGGAGCACCTGAAGAAACAGGATAAAAGTGGCAGCATGAATGTTATTCACATGTTGGAAAACTTCACATTTCGGAACCACATCTGTATGACTTTTGAACTCTTGAGTATGAACTTGTATGAGCTGATTAAGAGAAATAAGTTCCAGGGTTTCAGCATCCAGCTGGTGCGTAAGTTTGCTCACTCTATACTGCAGTGCTTGGATGCGCTCTATAGAAACAAAATCATACACTGTGACTTGAAGCCGGAAAATATCCTTCTCAAACAGCAAGGGAGGAGTGGAATCAAGGTTATAGATTTTGGGTCCAGCTGTTTTGAGCACCAAAGAGTCTACACGTACATTCAGTCTCGATTTTATCGAGCACCAGAGGTAATTCTAGGAAGTCGCTATGGGATGCCCATAGATATGTGGAGTTTTGGCTGTATTCTGGTGGAGCTATTGACTGGATACCCTCTTTTTCCTGGAGAGGACGAGGGAGACCAATTGGCTTGTATGATGGAACTTCTCGGAATGCCCCCTCAGAAGCTTTTGGATCAATCCAAGCGAGCCAAAAACTTTATCAACTCCAAGGGTCATCCTCGTTACTGCACTGTAACTACACATGCAGATGGAAGAGTGACCCTCAACGGGAGCCGATCGCGCAGGGGGAAAGTGCGAGGTGCTCCAGGGAACAAGGACTGGGTGACAGCACTGAAAGGCTGTGACGATCCCTTGTTCATAGAGTTCTTAAAGGAATGTCTCAGCTGGGATCCTGCCGTGCGCATGACTCCAAGTCAAGCTTTAAGGCACCCGTGGATTTGTAAACGAACACCCAAACCACCCAGCACTGATAAAACCTCCAGTAAAAGGATTTCTAGCTACACGAGTTCTTTCACGGGAATTGGTTCCAAGTTGCCTCCTGTGGTTGGGGTAGCAAACAAGCTGAGGGCTAACTTAACATCCGACGCCAATGGCAGTATACCTTTATGCACTGTGCTGCCGAAGCTGGTCAGCTAG
- the DYRK3 gene encoding dual specificity tyrosine-phosphorylation-regulated kinase 3 isoform X1: protein MRIDQLRYQESANEEHSPSGLPALGRSNVCSTKLAMKDHPLSGSQVKVEQLFEDSGNRRSGSLQSAGITCSERSLPSLTRDKSIESLSTSKGGISSSKAHKAISQAPEEAVKQYKHQLSAYEQQEIFNFSEIYFVGPAAKKRQGVIGGPNNGGYDDDQGSYIHVPHDHLAYRYEVLKIIGKGSFGQVAKVYDHKLHQHLALKMVRNEKRFHRQAAEEIRILEHLKKQDKSGSMNVIHMLENFTFRNHICMTFELLSMNLYELIKRNKFQGFSIQLVRKFAHSILQCLDALYRNKIIHCDLKPENILLKQQGRSGIKVIDFGSSCFEHQRVYTYIQSRFYRAPEVILGSRYGMPIDMWSFGCILVELLTGYPLFPGEDEGDQLACMMELLGMPPQKLLDQSKRAKNFINSKGHPRYCTVTTHADGRVTLNGSRSRRGKVRGAPGNKDWVTALKGCDDPLFIEFLKECLSWDPAVRMTPSQALRHPWICKRTPKPPSTDKTSSKRISSYTSSFTGIGSKLPPVVGVANKLRANLTSDANGSIPLCTVLPKLVS, encoded by the exons ATGAGGATAGATCAGCTTAGGTACCAAGAGTCTGCAAATGAAGAGCACAGCCCCTCAGGACTGCCTGCCCTCGGAAGATCTAAT GTTTGTAGCACCAAGCTTGCAATGAAGGATCACCCTCTGAGTGGGAGCCAGGTCAAAGTGGAACAATTGTTTGAAGACTCTGGGAACAGAAGAAGTGGTTCCCTTCAGTCTGCAGGAATTACTTGTTCAGAAAGATCTCTTCCTTCCCTGACAAGAGATAAAAGCATAGAGAGCTTAAGCACTTCTAAAGGTGGCATCAGTTCCTCAAAAGCACACAAGGCTATTTCCCAAGCTCCAGAAGAAGCCGTCAAACAGTACAAGCATCAATTATCAGCATATGAGCAGCAAGAGATATTTAACTTCTCTGAGATTTACTTTGTGGGTCCAGCTGCAAAGAAGAGGCAAGGAGTGATTGGTGGCCCCAACAACGGAGGTTATGATGATGACCAAGGCAGCTACATTCATGTGCCCCACGACCATCTCGCTTACCGCTACGAAGTGCTCAAAATCATTGGTAAGGGCAGTTTTGGACAAGTTGCTAAAGTCTATGACCACAAACTCCACCAGCATTTAGCCTTAAAGATGGTTCGCAATGAAAAGAGATTCCATCGtcaagcagcagaagaaatccGGATCCTGGAGCACCTGAAGAAACAGGATAAAAGTGGCAGCATGAATGTTATTCACATGTTGGAAAACTTCACATTTCGGAACCACATCTGTATGACTTTTGAACTCTTGAGTATGAACTTGTATGAGCTGATTAAGAGAAATAAGTTCCAGGGTTTCAGCATCCAGCTGGTGCGTAAGTTTGCTCACTCTATACTGCAGTGCTTGGATGCGCTCTATAGAAACAAAATCATACACTGTGACTTGAAGCCGGAAAATATCCTTCTCAAACAGCAAGGGAGGAGTGGAATCAAGGTTATAGATTTTGGGTCCAGCTGTTTTGAGCACCAAAGAGTCTACACGTACATTCAGTCTCGATTTTATCGAGCACCAGAGGTAATTCTAGGAAGTCGCTATGGGATGCCCATAGATATGTGGAGTTTTGGCTGTATTCTGGTGGAGCTATTGACTGGATACCCTCTTTTTCCTGGAGAGGACGAGGGAGACCAATTGGCTTGTATGATGGAACTTCTCGGAATGCCCCCTCAGAAGCTTTTGGATCAATCCAAGCGAGCCAAAAACTTTATCAACTCCAAGGGTCATCCTCGTTACTGCACTGTAACTACACATGCAGATGGAAGAGTGACCCTCAACGGGAGCCGATCGCGCAGGGGGAAAGTGCGAGGTGCTCCAGGGAACAAGGACTGGGTGACAGCACTGAAAGGCTGTGACGATCCCTTGTTCATAGAGTTCTTAAAGGAATGTCTCAGCTGGGATCCTGCCGTGCGCATGACTCCAAGTCAAGCTTTAAGGCACCCGTGGATTTGTAAACGAACACCCAAACCACCCAGCACTGATAAAACCTCCAGTAAAAGGATTTCTAGCTACACGAGTTCTTTCACGGGAATTGGTTCCAAGTTGCCTCCTGTGGTTGGGGTAGCAAACAAGCTGAGGGCTAACTTAACATCCGACGCCAATGGCAGTATACCTTTATGCACTGTGCTGCCGAAGCTGGTCAGCTAG